One window from the genome of Bacillus sp. (in: firmicutes) encodes:
- a CDS encoding response regulator transcription factor produces MKILVIEDNPSVCSMLEMFFLKEGYQGTFVHNGKEGYETFLNGSFDLLIIDWMLPEMDGVTICRKVREQSDVPIIMLTAKDSDADQVLGLEMGADDYVTKPFSPLTLMARIKAVSRRTNRGNEQQSEQHYIETKHFKASKETREVFLNNEPLKQLTPKEFDLLYFFLQHPRQVFSREQILERVWGYQFYGDERTVDVHVKRLRKKIARGNQPFIHTVWGVGYKFDETVELDEN; encoded by the coding sequence GTGAAAATTTTAGTCATTGAAGACAATCCTAGCGTTTGTTCGATGCTGGAAATGTTTTTTCTAAAAGAAGGCTATCAAGGGACGTTTGTCCATAACGGGAAAGAAGGTTATGAAACATTTCTAAACGGTTCCTTTGATTTATTAATCATTGATTGGATGCTTCCGGAGATGGATGGTGTAACAATCTGTCGGAAAGTTCGTGAACAGAGCGACGTACCGATTATCATGCTAACAGCGAAAGACAGTGATGCCGACCAAGTGTTAGGTTTAGAGATGGGAGCCGATGATTATGTCACTAAACCGTTTAGTCCGCTAACATTAATGGCGCGCATTAAAGCTGTTTCGCGACGGACGAATCGTGGTAATGAACAGCAATCGGAACAACATTACATAGAAACGAAGCATTTTAAAGCATCAAAAGAAACTCGAGAAGTCTTTTTAAATAATGAACCGTTAAAGCAGCTAACACCAAAAGAATTTGATCTATTGTACTTTTTCTTACAACACCCACGTCAAGTATTTTCACGGGAGCAAATTTTAGAGCGCGTGTGGGGCTATCAATTTTACGGGGACGAGCGAACCGTGGATGTCCATGTGAAACGTTTGCGTAAAAAAATTGCTCGAGGGAATCAACCTTTTATTCATACGGTATGGGGTGTAGGGTATAAATTTGACGAAACGGTGGAACTCGATGAAAATTAA
- a CDS encoding DUF2515 family protein — MKKWKTELKRRLQHPTPLRPLQSWEEQIVQTIKEETARNNVNNVTRTAAYLSFYLRFPEIHWAFLAHMVSRNGGWNMTDLKGGLLKSLLDNDEKESIFAFLERGNWLIFQDAFPQLMLYECSVKYNQNLFDLLPYFGVSRFMEAMWSFFWEERDQETLAIATIINEQNYIESRVIQHKTYKNSVLNTWGFQLYDVLPFNHILLPFVETNQNVRPHLAGATVQHFASLSRRIEFGKSLYHLLFHKPSLRQKVLNWAASHPHTGSRADYWNDIFHPIKMTIVKDRYQKRIDHCRLKKEALPIHSPTLQAAWKNVDHEQPDSNDWFQDLSVLRFFKKGKPLDGDILDDYCRTIDLLELAVIARQILSMV, encoded by the coding sequence TTGAAGAAATGGAAAACCGAATTAAAAAGGCGGCTTCAACATCCAACTCCCCTTCGCCCACTTCAATCATGGGAAGAACAGATTGTCCAGACCATCAAAGAAGAAACAGCACGAAACAATGTCAATAACGTCACACGTACAGCAGCCTACTTGTCATTTTACTTACGTTTCCCTGAAATTCATTGGGCATTCCTTGCACATATGGTCTCTCGAAATGGCGGTTGGAACATGACGGATTTAAAAGGTGGCTTACTAAAAAGCTTATTAGACAACGATGAAAAAGAATCCATTTTTGCTTTTCTTGAACGAGGAAACTGGCTGATTTTTCAGGATGCCTTTCCCCAGTTAATGCTTTATGAATGTAGCGTAAAATACAACCAAAACTTATTTGATTTACTTCCGTATTTTGGGGTATCACGGTTCATGGAAGCCATGTGGTCCTTTTTTTGGGAAGAAAGGGACCAAGAGACTTTGGCCATTGCAACCATCATTAATGAACAGAACTACATCGAGTCAAGAGTCATTCAACACAAAACATACAAGAATTCGGTATTGAATACATGGGGATTTCAGCTATACGATGTACTTCCTTTTAATCATATTCTCCTTCCATTTGTAGAAACCAATCAAAACGTGCGCCCTCATCTTGCTGGGGCCACCGTACAGCACTTCGCTTCCTTATCCCGTCGAATTGAATTTGGAAAATCCTTATATCATCTTCTATTTCACAAGCCAAGTCTTCGGCAAAAAGTACTGAACTGGGCTGCCTCCCATCCACACACCGGTTCCCGTGCTGATTATTGGAACGATATATTTCATCCCATAAAAATGACCATTGTAAAAGACCGTTATCAAAAACGAATCGACCACTGTCGATTAAAAAAAGAGGCTCTCCCCATTCATAGTCCAACCTTACAAGCAGCATGGAAAAACGTCGACCATGAACAACCAGATTCGAATGATTGGTTTCAAGATTTGTCCGTTCTCCGGTTTTTTAAAAAAGGAAAACCACTAGACGGCGACATCCTCGATGATTATTGCCGCACGATTGATCTATTAGAACTTGCTGTAATAGCTCGACAAATATTGTCGATGGTTTAG
- a CDS encoding HAMP domain-containing histidine kinase, with protein sequence MKIKYLYQLLASHIVILFIGLVIVSGLFINYIEKYVYERKVVELITYGESILQDISERRFAEKSLMLAHYKELLSAQRIHFVLFNRQGEVVSSRSELPDEVKLQPDEWQKLQRGETIIVTRDLTRFDQVVSLVVLPYMINGQLAGGVLLTSPISGAEQMISQINKKLFFIIVISLAVTFILSWLLSKWHVFRIARIKKATEKVAQGDYSVQLKLNSTDELGELATAFNEMVKQLEASQQEIERLEKRRRQFMADVSHELKTPLTTIRGLIEGLQSGMIPPEEQERCIQLMNKETSRLIRLVNENLDYEKIRSNQIQLFKTEIPLIDVFEIIKEQLVLFAEEKGNTITIEVQPDVHVFADYDRIVQIIMNITKNSIQFTENGHIILRGIKQNHHTIIEIEDTGIGMDPQEVEQIWERFYKADLSRTNHQFGEFGLGLSIVKQLVKLHEGEIEVESEKGKGTLFRIRFPRKP encoded by the coding sequence ATGAAAATTAAGTATTTATATCAGCTATTAGCCTCGCACATCGTCATTTTATTTATTGGACTCGTTATTGTGAGTGGTCTATTTATTAACTATATTGAAAAATATGTGTATGAACGAAAAGTGGTGGAGCTAATCACCTATGGGGAGTCCATTTTACAAGATATTTCTGAAAGACGGTTTGCGGAAAAATCGCTGATGCTTGCTCATTACAAAGAATTGTTAAGTGCGCAACGTATTCATTTTGTTCTGTTTAATCGTCAAGGCGAAGTCGTTTCATCGAGAAGCGAATTGCCCGATGAAGTGAAATTACAGCCGGATGAATGGCAAAAGTTACAACGAGGGGAAACCATCATTGTAACCCGTGATTTAACTCGTTTTGATCAAGTCGTTTCCCTCGTTGTGTTACCGTATATGATTAACGGTCAATTAGCCGGTGGCGTTTTATTAACATCACCGATTAGCGGTGCAGAGCAAATGATTTCTCAAATCAATAAAAAGTTGTTTTTCATCATTGTCATTTCCCTTGCCGTGACGTTTATTTTAAGTTGGCTTCTTTCCAAATGGCATGTTTTTCGTATCGCTCGAATCAAAAAGGCGACGGAAAAAGTGGCACAAGGAGACTACTCGGTTCAGCTAAAGTTGAATTCAACTGATGAATTAGGCGAATTAGCGACCGCTTTTAATGAAATGGTCAAACAGCTAGAGGCATCACAACAGGAAATTGAACGGCTCGAAAAAAGACGGCGTCAATTTATGGCTGATGTTTCGCACGAATTAAAAACGCCGTTAACGACCATTCGCGGCCTTATTGAGGGACTCCAATCGGGAATGATTCCACCTGAAGAGCAAGAACGTTGTATTCAACTGATGAACAAAGAAACAAGTCGCCTCATCCGACTGGTTAATGAAAACTTAGATTATGAAAAAATTCGTTCAAATCAAATTCAATTATTTAAAACAGAGATTCCACTCATCGATGTTTTTGAAATTATTAAAGAACAACTGGTTTTATTTGCCGAGGAAAAAGGAAATACGATCACTATTGAAGTTCAACCAGATGTGCATGTGTTTGCGGACTACGATCGTATTGTGCAAATTATTATGAATATCACAAAAAACAGCATTCAGTTTACCGAGAACGGGCACATCATTTTACGTGGGATAAAACAAAATCATCATACGATTATCGAAATCGAGGATACGGGTATCGGCATGGATCCGCAAGAGGTGGAGCAAATTTGGGAGCGATTTTACAAAGCGGATTTATCGCGGACCAATCATCAATTCGGAGAGTTTGGATTAGGTCTGTCGATTGTCAAGCAGCTCGTGAAACTACATGAGGGAGAAATTGAAGTAGAAAGCGAAAAAGGGAAAGGGACATTATTTCGTATCCGTTTTCCGAGAAAGCCATAG
- a CDS encoding bile acid:sodium symporter family protein, which produces MVKKWSQWIGQTFAFWVLLFSVIAFLFPKGFTWIAPYIVPMLGVIMFGMGLTLKWDDFKEVFTRPKEVFIGVGAQFLIMPLLAVGLVTIFPVSPEVALGVILVGCCPGGTASNVITYLAKGDTALSVTITSVSTLLAPFVTPFLIWLFAEEWLTISATSLVWSIMKMVILPIALGLIVRSLFPKHVEASIDVLPMISVISIVAIIGAIIAVNKEALASSGVLIFTIVMLHNVLGLLIGWLLAKWLKLSLPKQAAISIEVGMQNSGLGAALAAAHFAPLAAVPSAIFSVWHNISGPLFATMFRKQMAATTVKEDIHTVVN; this is translated from the coding sequence ATGGTGAAAAAATGGAGTCAATGGATTGGACAAACATTTGCCTTTTGGGTCCTTTTATTTTCCGTCATCGCCTTTCTGTTTCCAAAAGGGTTCACTTGGATTGCCCCGTACATTGTCCCGATGCTTGGGGTCATCATGTTTGGCATGGGACTGACGTTAAAATGGGATGATTTTAAAGAGGTATTTACCCGTCCGAAAGAAGTGTTCATTGGGGTTGGGGCCCAATTTTTGATTATGCCATTATTGGCAGTTGGCTTAGTCACCATATTTCCAGTGTCACCTGAAGTGGCACTAGGAGTAATTTTAGTTGGATGTTGTCCTGGGGGTACGGCTTCCAATGTTATAACGTATTTAGCTAAAGGAGATACGGCTTTATCCGTGACTATTACGTCGGTTTCTACTCTTTTGGCCCCATTCGTTACACCGTTTCTCATATGGCTGTTTGCGGAAGAATGGTTAACGATTTCAGCCACTTCCCTCGTGTGGTCGATTATGAAAATGGTCATTTTACCAATTGCACTAGGACTGATTGTCCGTTCATTATTTCCGAAACATGTCGAAGCAAGCATCGATGTGTTACCGATGATTTCAGTTATATCAATCGTCGCGATTATTGGGGCGATTATCGCGGTAAATAAGGAGGCACTAGCTTCTAGCGGTGTCCTAATTTTTACGATTGTCATGTTACATAACGTGCTCGGCTTACTCATTGGCTGGTTGCTCGCCAAATGGTTGAAATTAAGCCTCCCAAAACAAGCAGCCATTTCCATTGAAGTCGGCATGCAAAATTCTGGTTTAGGTGCTGCCTTAGCTGCTGCTCATTTCGCACCACTGGCCGCCGTTCCAAGTGCGATTTTTAGCGTCTGGCATAACATCTCCGGTCCGCTTTTTGCGACGATGTTCAGAAAGCAAATGGCGGCTACAACAGTAAAAGAAGATATCCATACAGTAGTGAACTAA